TCGACTTTTATCCTCAACAGATCGCCCACGTGCGTACAATCCTGCAAGAACAGGCCGCAGCCGCCCACACATCGCCGTAAAGCACAACGCACCAACAACCAAAAAGAGCCAAACGCTATGCCTGTGACCGAGCGCCTTAGCCGAAGCAGAGTGGATCAACGCAGCGCGCCCACCAACCCAGGCTCCAACGCCACGCCCACCCTCCGCGGTGGATGCGCGATTGCATACACACCCGACAAAACCCCCAACCACCCAAGCCCAACACCGCGCAGGGTGGATAAGCGCAGCGCATCCACCAGCCCAAAGCCCAACGCCACATCCAATGCCCACGGCGGATGCACGGCCATATACCCACCCGACAAAACCCCCAACCACCCAAGCCCAACCCCACGTAGGGTGGATAAGCGCAGCGCATCCACCAACCCAAACCCCAACGCCGCACCCCCGTACCAGGCCCGCAGATAATGACCCAAACAAACACAGACAACACGGCCCCGCCGCTGAGCATCGTGCTCCCCGCGCGCAACGAAGCCGACAATCTGCCCGCAGTCCTCGACGCGCTGCGCACCCGCTTCCCCGACGCCGAACGCATCCTGGTCGACGACGGCTCCACCGACGACACCGCCGCCGTGGCCCGGGCGCATGGCGCGCGGGTCGTCAGCCACCCCTACGGCATGGGCAACGGCGCCGCCATCAAGAGCGGCGCCCGCCTGGCCCGTGGCGACCTCATCGTGTTCATGGACGCCGACGGACAGCACGATCCAGCCGACGTGGAACGGCTGCTGGCCAAGATGGACGAGGGTTACGACATGGTCGTCGGCGCGCGCAACGCCGGCTCGCAGGCCTCCGTGGGCCGTCTGGCCGCCAACACCTTCTACAACCGCCTCGCCAGTTGGGTCACCGGACATAAAGTGCTCGACCTCACCTCCGGCCTGCGCGCGGCGCGCGCCGACCGCTTCCGCCAGTTCCTCTACCTGCTCCCGAACGGTTTTTCCTACCCGACCACCAGCACCATGGCTTTCTTCCGCGCCGGTTACGCGGTCGGCTACCTCCCGATCCGCACTCGCCCGCGCGGCGGCAAAAGTCACATCCGCCCGCTGCGCGACGGCCTGCGCTTTGTCCTCATCATCTTCAAGATCGGCACGCTGTACTCCCCCCTGAAAGTCTTCGCGCCGGCCAGCGCAGCGTTCGCCCTGCTCGGCCTCGCCCGCTACGCCTGGACGCTCCACTTCTCCGGCACCTTCACCAACATGAGCGCGCTACTCCTCATGGCCAGCGCCCTGACCTTTCTCATGGGACTGATTTCCGAACAAATATCCAACCTCATGTACGCTAACACCGAAATGCGCCAAGCGCCCAGGCGGCGCGAAGACACCGAAGCCAGCACCGAACAGGATCGCTAGCCAGGCGCCTGCGGATAAGCCAATGCGCACCACCACCCTCCACAACCACCCAAACCCAACCCCACGCAGGGTGGATAAGCGCAGCGCATCCACCAGCCCGAACCCCAACGCCGCACCAGACCTCCACGGTGGATGCGCTATCGCTTATCCACCCTACAAAACGGCCGATGTCCGGACCCGCCGCTCTATGACGACAAAACACTCCACGCTCGCGCCGGATCGCCCCGCTGCCCTGCTCATCACCCGCAACCTGCCACCGCTGGTCGGCGGCATGGAACGGCTGGTATGGCACATCGCCGACGCTCTGCATGCCGACTGGCGGCTGCACGTCATCGGCCCTGCCGGCTGCGCGGCGCGGCTGCCGGCCGGCGTGACGGCCAGCGAAGTCCCGCCGCGACCGCTGTGGCGCTTTCTCGCCGCCACCAAGTTCACCGCCTTCCGCCATGCGCTTCGCCGCCGCCCCGCGCTCGTCGTCGCCGGCAGCGGCCTCACCGCGCCTTTCGCTCAGGTCTCCGCGCGGCTGGCCGGCGCGCGCTGCATCGTGTATCTGCACGGCCTCGATATCGAAGCCCGCCACCCGGTCTATCGCCTGCTTTGGAAACCCTTTTTCCGCCGCTGCGAACGCGTGCTGGTCAACAGCCGCTTCACCCGCGATCTGGCCCTGCAAGCCGGCGTGCCGAGCGAACGGCTCGCCATCCTCCCCCCCCGGCGTCGACCTACCCGACCTGAGCCGCGCCGGGCAGGCCCGCGCCGCCTTCCGCGAACGTCTCAATCTGGGAAACGCCAAAGTGCTGCTCTGCGTCGGGCGCATCACCGCGCGCAAGGGGCTGGCCGTGTTCGCGCGCGACATCCTGCCCGCCATCGTCGAACGCCGGCCCGACGCGCGCCTGCTCGTCATCGGCGACGAACCGGTCGGCGCGCTTCAGCATCGCAGCGGCGAAGCAGCCCGCGTGCAAGAGGCCCTGTCGGCTGCCGGCCTCGTCGATCGAACTCTGTTCCTGCGCGATGCGGACGATGAAACCCTCGACGCCGCCTACTTCGCCGCCGACGCGCTCGTCTTCCCGGTGCAGGATCGGCCCGGCGATCACGAAGGCTTCGGCATGGTCGCCGTGGAAGCCGCCGCCCACGGCCTGCCCACCATCGCCTTTGCCGCCGGCGGGGTGAGCGACGCCGTGCGCGACGGCGTCAGCGGCCGCCTCGTCCCGCCCGGCGACAACGCCGCCTTCGCCGCCGCCGTGCTGGACACGCTCGATCAACCGCCCGACCCGAAAGGCGCGCGCGGCTTCGCCGAACAATTCGCCTGGGCTCTTTTCGCCGTTAAACTTCGCCAACTGGCAAGCGACGCATGAATCCGCTACCCAAGGACAGCCTCAGATGACCGAAACTCACACGACACGCCTGCCCCATGCGGTTCTGGATCTGCCGTCCAGGCGGCTCAAGGGGCTGAAAATCGAGCGTCTGCTGGATTTGGCAGCTTTGCCGCAACCCATCGAAATGCTCGAAATCGGCACCGGGTCGGGTGGCATCGCGCACTACTTCGCCACGCATGAAACCCTCCGCTGCCAAGTGACCGCCGTGGACGTAATCGACCAGCGCCTGCAAGACGCGGGCTTTGACTTTCGCCTGGTCGAAGGCACCACGCTGCCGTTTGCCGATGCCCGCTTCGATGTCGTCATCAGCAATCATGTCATCGAGCATGTCGGCGACGAAGCCGCGCAACGCCATCATCTCGCCGAAGTCCGTCGCGTCATGCGCCCCGCCGGCATGGGCTACCTCGCCGTACCCAACCGCTGGATGCTGGTCGAGCCGCACTACCGCCTGGCCTTCCTGAGCTGGCTGCCCATGGCCTGGCGTACCCCTTACCTGCGCGCCATGCGCCGCGGCCGGGTTTACGACTGCAATCCGCCCAGCCTGCGCAGGATTCAACGATTGCTGACCGACAGCGGCTTTCACTTTGAATACCTGTCCACCCGCGCCTTGCGCGAGACACTGGCCATCGAGAGGAACTGGGGAATGCTCGCCCGAACCGCCGCCGCACTGCCGGATGCGCTGCTCGACCGCCTCGCGCCTTTCAACCCGACGCTGATCTTCAAGCTGACGCGCGCATGAGCTCCAACACACCTGCGCCCGCCGTCTGGTTCCCCGCCGTGCGTGCCCACAGCGGCGCGGACGTGTTCACCGAGCGTCTGTGCGCCGGGCTGAACGCGCGCGGCATCCGCGCCGAAATCACCTGGCTGCCGCTGCGCGCCGAATATGCGCCGTGGAGCGTGCCGGTGCCCAAGCCGCCCGCCTGGGCGAATATCGTGCATGCCAATGCCTGGCTGCATCCGCGTTTTCTGCCGCGTGGGCTGCCGCTCGTGACCACCCTGCACAGCTGCGTGCACGACCCCGCGCTCATACCCTACAAAAGCGCGGCGCAGCGCATCTACCACACCACCTGGATCAGGCGGGTGGAAGCCGCCCACCTGCGCCGTTCCGACCGCATCGTCGCCGTGAGCCGCTATACCGCCCGCGCAGCCGAAGCGGCCTTCGGCCTGCGAGGCATCGAGGTCATCCACAACGGCGTGGACACGCATCGCTTTCATCCCATCGAGCGCCAAGCCCCCAACCGCCCCTTCCGCCTGCTCTACGTGGGCAACTGGAACGCCCTCAAAGGCGTTGATCTTTTCAATTCGATCATGCGGGAATTAGGCGATGATTTCGAGCTGGCCTACACCGCCGACCGTAACGGCGCGCATGAACGCTATTCACTGCCGCCAAACTGCCATAATCTCGGAAGGCTCACCGGCGCGGCTCTGGTTGGCGCCTACCAGCAGGCCGATGCGCTGCTGTTTCCCAGCCGCCTGGAAGGTTTGCCACTCACCGTGCTCGAAGCGATGGCCTGCGGTTTGCCGGTGATCGCCGCCGACACGTCGTCGCTGCCGGAGGTGGTCGAGGATGGCGTGACCGGCATACTCTGCCCCAAAGACGCTTTAAACGCATTTTCACAGGCCGCCAAAGCCCTTTCTCGTGATGCCTCCCGCTGGCTGGGCATGCGCCGGGCCGCCAGCCAGCGCGCGGCAATGCATTTTGGCATCGATGCCCAGATCGACAGCTATAAGGACGCATACCATCGCCTGCTGGAACCCTCGACGAGCACAGTCTCGTGAGTGACTGACCACCAACCCTGAAGCAAAAGCGCCTCGGTCGTCTTGCGATTCAAGCCTTGGCCGACACCAATACCGAGAAACAGTCGAGGTATTGCCGGGCCACTTTCTCCAGGGAAAAGTGCTCCTCCACCAGTTTCCGGCAGGCGCGAGACATGGCTGCATGGCGCTGCGGGGTAAGGTCGAGTGCTGCTTGCAAGGCGGTCTCCAAGCCGGTGGCGTCACCCACATCGAACACCCATCCACTTTCCTCCGTCAGACACGCATCCACCCCGCCGCAGCGGCTCAGCACGCACGGCACGCCGTGCGCCAGCGCTTCGAGGGCCGCGTTGGACAAGCCTTCATAACGCGAGGGCAAGACGAACGCCCGCGCTTTGGCCAGTTGCGCGCGGACGACCGTTTGGGGTTGCGCCCCCATGAACGTAACGCAATCACCCAGCC
This genomic stretch from Acidihalobacter ferrooxydans harbors:
- a CDS encoding glycosyltransferase family 2 protein, with amino-acid sequence MTQTNTDNTAPPLSIVLPARNEADNLPAVLDALRTRFPDAERILVDDGSTDDTAAVARAHGARVVSHPYGMGNGAAIKSGARLARGDLIVFMDADGQHDPADVERLLAKMDEGYDMVVGARNAGSQASVGRLAANTFYNRLASWVTGHKVLDLTSGLRAARADRFRQFLYLLPNGFSYPTTSTMAFFRAGYAVGYLPIRTRPRGGKSHIRPLRDGLRFVLIIFKIGTLYSPLKVFAPASAAFALLGLARYAWTLHFSGTFTNMSALLLMASALTFLMGLISEQISNLMYANTEMRQAPRRREDTEASTEQDR
- a CDS encoding glycosyltransferase is translated as MLLCVGRITARKGLAVFARDILPAIVERRPDARLLVIGDEPVGALQHRSGEAARVQEALSAAGLVDRTLFLRDADDETLDAAYFAADALVFPVQDRPGDHEGFGMVAVEAAAHGLPTIAFAAGGVSDAVRDGVSGRLVPPGDNAAFAAAVLDTLDQPPDPKGARGFAEQFAWALFAVKLRQLASDA
- a CDS encoding class I SAM-dependent methyltransferase; its protein translation is MTETHTTRLPHAVLDLPSRRLKGLKIERLLDLAALPQPIEMLEIGTGSGGIAHYFATHETLRCQVTAVDVIDQRLQDAGFDFRLVEGTTLPFADARFDVVISNHVIEHVGDEAAQRHHLAEVRRVMRPAGMGYLAVPNRWMLVEPHYRLAFLSWLPMAWRTPYLRAMRRGRVYDCNPPSLRRIQRLLTDSGFHFEYLSTRALRETLAIERNWGMLARTAAALPDALLDRLAPFNPTLIFKLTRA
- a CDS encoding glycosyltransferase family 4 protein yields the protein MSSNTPAPAVWFPAVRAHSGADVFTERLCAGLNARGIRAEITWLPLRAEYAPWSVPVPKPPAWANIVHANAWLHPRFLPRGLPLVTTLHSCVHDPALIPYKSAAQRIYHTTWIRRVEAAHLRRSDRIVAVSRYTARAAEAAFGLRGIEVIHNGVDTHRFHPIERQAPNRPFRLLYVGNWNALKGVDLFNSIMRELGDDFELAYTADRNGAHERYSLPPNCHNLGRLTGAALVGAYQQADALLFPSRLEGLPLTVLEAMACGLPVIAADTSSLPEVVEDGVTGILCPKDALNAFSQAAKALSRDASRWLGMRRAASQRAAMHFGIDAQIDSYKDAYHRLLEPSTSTVS